One window of the Babesia microti strain RI chromosome IV, complete genome genome contains the following:
- a CDS encoding small subunit ribosomal protein S4e (overlaps_old_locusTagID:BBM_III06165), whose protein sequence is MGRGPKKHLKRINAPSHWMLGKLRGKYAPKPSPGPHKSRECLPLIILLRDRLKYALTYDEVKLIAMQKLVKVDGKIRTDTCYPIGYMDVVTIDRTNENFRLLYDTKGRFVPIKISPEEAEYKLCRVKRVVLGPKEIPLAVTHDGRTIRFIHPEVKAGDTLRLDISSGKVLEFLKFEIGNLAMVTGGHNVGRVGIITSRQKHDGGFDIINIRDSIGNSFSTRVSNVFVIGKGPKSYVTLPKYKGIKHTIIEERNARLAKEKSY, encoded by the exons ATG gGACGTGGCCCCAAGAAACATTTGAAGCGCATAAATGCACCTTCTCACTGGATGTTGGGTAAACTGCGCGGGAAGTACGCTCCAAAACCATCTCCTGGACCACATAAATCTAGGGAATGTCTACCACTAATAATACTTTTACGCGATCGCCTAAAATATGCATTGACCTATGACGAAGTCAAACTTATTGCCATGCAAAAACTGGTAAAGGTTGATGGCAAGATCAGGACTGATACATGCTATCCCATAGGGTACATGGATGTTGTTACTATTGATAGGACCAATGAAAACTTTAGGTTACTTTACGATACTAAGGGCAGATTCGTTCCCATCAAAATTAGCCCAGAAGAAGCAGAATACAAGCTTTGCCGGGTCAAACGCGTGGTATTAGGGCCTAAAGAAATCCCACTAGCCGTAACCCATGATGGCAGAACTATACGATTTATCCATCCAGAAGTTAAGGCAGGGGACACTCTACGCCTAGATATTTCCAGTGGTAAGGTGCTTGAATTtcttaaatttgaaattggtAATCTTGCAATGGTCACTGGAGGGCACAACGTGGGACGTGTAGGCATTATCACAAGCCGCCAGAAACATGATGGCGGCTTTGACATAATTAACATAAGGGATTCCATCGGGAATAGCTTTTCTACAAGAGTTTCCAACGTTTTTGTCATTGGAAAAGGACCCAAAAGCTACGTGACCCTTCCAAAATATAAGGGCATCAAACATA
- a CDS encoding Caltractin (overlaps_old_locusTagID:BBM_III06160), with the protein MDSDKSEDESELLGGLSENLVDEILDSEIRQAFNLFDTTATGRINFIQCKVAFRALGLSLSDKSLIDVFDKAGKMPDEHLNYAEFHSLVVSIIDKRCNKKEAEKIFHLLKGDNDAITIDSLSSVAQQLGESIPMDEIKLMIMEADTSNSGCIGFDDFFHVLKSTWCSSGID; encoded by the exons ATGGATAGCGATAAATCCGAAGATGAATCTGAACTGTTGGGTGGGTTATCTGAGAATCTGGTAGACGAAATACTAGATTCCGAGATACGTCAGGCATTCAATCTATTTGACACCACTGCCACGGGGCgaatcaattttatccaatGTAAAGTGGCATTCCGGGCCCTAGGTCTATCTTTATCTGACAAATCG CTAATCGATGTATTCGACAAGGCCGGGAAGATGCCAGATGAACACTTAAATTATGCTGAATTTCACTCATTAGTAGTATCcataattgataaaaggTGCAATAAGAAAGAAGCGGAAAAGATATTCCATTTGCTAAAGGGTGATAATG ATGCTATAACTATTGATAGTCTTTCCAGCGTTGCTCAACAACTGG GCGAATCAATACCTatggatgaaattaaaCTCATGATTATGGAGGCTGATACTAGTAATAGTGGGTGTATCGGTTTCGATGACTTTTTTCACGTGTTAAAGTCTACTTGGTGTTCTAGTGGCATTGACTAG
- a CDS encoding Triosephosphate isomerase (overlaps_old_locusTagID:BBM_III06140): MIKPLLVTILFVTYTLPIRICRYGFLSPTTLYDKPDYCNPPTAAMPQKVGKASIISLLNFKCYLNNKDFDKVARNIQQIVVPSNIKLLISPPNIYLHKFTKSLADSNKYELCAQNLSTIQGFGAFTGEVTAEMLKDVGVNWCLVGHPEFDLTRDKQGHSEYTENAQKMINALEASITPILILSGSESTLRNHSNIIEKSLSTLENPRNCTRTDPSDVEIHYESTNCNGYENFNVESEVNTLIEKIDKYFAMLREYYPSKELHINVAYEPRKSIGSGIPMNPEIVQHIIQRLHFWCANISPHNVAISVLYGGSLSVKTAKEYVSAGCAGLLFGKCSVTADIQTLIDSLN; encoded by the exons ATGATCAAGCCACTCTTGGTAACTATACTATTCGTAACTTATACCCTTCCTATTAGGATATGTCGGTATGGATTTCTTTCACCTACTACCTTGTACGATAAACCGGATTACTGTAATCCACCAACCGCAGCCATGCCACAAAAAGTTGGAAAGGCGTCTATTATCTCACTACTGAACTTCAAATGTTACCTCAATAACAAGGATTTTGACAAAGTAGCACGAAATATCCAGCAAATCGTTGTACCGTCGAATATCAAATTGCTAATATCACCACCAAATATCTATCTacacaaatttaccaaatcATTAGCAGATAGTAACAAATATGAATTATGCGCACAGAATTTAAGCACAATACAAGGATTTGGTGCGTTTACAGGCGAAGTCACTGCTGAAATGTTGAAA GATGTGGGCGTCAATTGGTGCTTGGTTGGCCACCCAGAATTTGATTTGACTAGAGATAAACAAGGCCATAGCGAATATACTGAAAATGCccaaaaaatgataaatgcACTAGAAGCCAGCATCACACCCATTCTAATACTTTCCGGAAGCGAATCCACTCTGCGAAATCACTCAAAcattattgaaaaatccCTTTCTACGCTCGAAAACCCTCGCAACTGTACACGTACGGATCCATCAGACGTTGAAATACACTACGAATCAACTAATTGTAACGGCTATGAAAACTTCAACGTAGAAAGCGAAGTGAATACGCTGATTGAAAAAATAGACAAATACTTTGCCATGCTACGCGAATATTACCCGTCAAAGGAGTTACACATAAATGTGGCCTATGAGCCAAGGAAGAGCATAGGCAGTGGAATTCCCATGAACCCTGAAATTGTACAGCACATAATCCAGCGATTACACTTTTGGTGTGCAAATATTAGCCCGCACAATGTGGCAATTAGTGTGTTGTATGGTGGCTCCTTAAGTGTTAAAACTGCCAAG gAATATGTGAGTGCTGGATGCGCTGGGCTATTGTTTGGGAAATGCAGTGTTACAGCAGATATACAGACACTGATAGATAGTCTTAATTAG
- a CDS encoding calmodulin-like protein (overlaps_old_locusTagID:BBM_III06135;~overlaps_old_locusTagID:BBM_III06140) has translation MFKLSKPRCEELSMCFRRYDQQNTGLLTYDSLTNLLYNIGIHLSHTEKRVLKQEYEERGEFTLGDLLTLGETFYNNQGMKTQIENSLALICDGKTIETKCLFDTLLKLGTKIKLEEELLRIFLWNYCQAGEEIDIETFVSRVLRE, from the exons atgtttaaattatcaaaacCTAGA TGCGAGGAACTTTCTATGTGCTTCCGTCGATACGACCAGCAAAATACGGGTTTACTCACTTACGATTCACTAACAAAtcttttgtataatattggAATACATCTTTCACATACTGAAAAACGAGTACTAAAACAAG AGTACGAGGAGAGAGGCGAGTTTACCCTTGGGGACCTTCTAACTTTGGGCGAAACTTTCTACAATAACCAAGGCATGAAAACACAGATCGAAAATTCACTGGCACTCATTTGTGATGGTAAAACAATAGAAACTAAGTGCTTATTCGACACCCTTCTCAAATTGG GCACGAAGATAAAGCTGGAGGAGGAGTTGCTTCGTATATTCCTTTGGAATTATTGCCAGGCAGGGGAAGAGATTGATATTGAAACTTTTGTGTCAAG AGTATTAAGGGAATGA
- a CDS encoding Protein kinase domain (overlaps_old_locusTagID:BBM_III06155) translates to MQQQNNFETAHLKCLNPASQQDVHKIVVDKKVESSIHSTKIAPIPITSNNTENEAQLPKYKRIKRLSAGSRLSRYYCIGSEIRISAEPIKKESSRPILRDVIERKTGKYKILKIISKSRIPAGPNGMQTWVTLCEKLLNLDRHPNLMSIYEIYESESSFYIIAEKMEGGELFDFLLKEKAIPEDICKYIIRQLLIATEYLHSKHLLHRDIKPENLMFRRNINSRMIPIEDRYELSLIDFDTCKMTDSPQSQQCEIVNGRRRLVGTYGYLAPEVLKGYDYSPASDLWSVGVVLYILMTGVPPASMDIMYDAQSSLNVLRHAEINGLDFDMPPFLDFPLARDLCKRLLTFDPKKRLNSASLALEHPWLANIPSCFKKVNNIHYHNNNNSDNNNSHVHNSGNSNGHNNFARQDEQNNGRNGGKHKWYKSNECKSNGQTDFGNDQTDVPGGSTSGAYASESMEVKDVKNINKFRGVINSTVYNESTETIISDAGVQHRGLLCPPPNIPTMEMQMKKFIPSKNTKLSQNNVMQRKRSSSEMEKSYKLGLHSQALALNAVAVQQMDTVVVEQEVEQNSKVSKLLATNGHNLESYKQFGSLDAVESLDSRHNNTAGLAAITAMFTQVQSSLNSHNQSHSHNCIHKSKRSRKANTPRSRCSQQTVAS, encoded by the coding sequence ATGCaacaacaaaataattttgaaactGCTCATCTAAAGTGCCTCAATCCTGCTTCGCAGCAAGATGTACACAAGATTGTAGTGGATAAAAAAGTAGAATCATCAATCCACAGCACAAAGATAGCACCTATACCAATAACCAGCAACAACACTGAAAATGAAGCACAATTGCCAAAATACAAACGCATTAAACGCCTGAGTGCCGGTTCACGCCTATCTAGGTATTACTGCATTGGATCTGAAATTAGAATATCTGCTGAACCTATAAAAAAGGAGTCAAGCAGGCCTATTTTACGGGATGTAATTGAGCGTAAGACGggtaaatataaaattttgaagatAATTTCCAAGAGTAGGATACCTGCCGGGCCAAATGGGATGCAAACTTGGGTGACGCTTTGCGAGAAATTGCTTAATTTGGATAGGCATCCAAATCTTATGTCCatatatgaaatatacGAGTCAGAATCTTcgttttatataattgctGAGAAGATGGAGGGAGGGGAGCTTTTCGATTTTCTGCTGAAAGAAAAGGCTATTCCTGAAgatatatgtaaatatataatccGGCAATTGCTCATAGCCACTGAATATCTTCATTCAAAGCACCTACTACATAGAGATATTAAACCAGAAAATTTAATGTTCCGCAGGAACATTAACTCGAGGATGATCCCAATAGAAGATAGGTACGAACTATCGCtaattgattttgataCATGTAAAATGACGGATTCACCCCAAAGTCAGCAATGTGAAATCGTTAACGGGAGGCGACGTCTAGTAGGTACATACGGTTATTTGGCTCCAGAGGTGTTGAAAGGTTATGATTATTCTCCTGCTTCGGACCTATGGTCAGTTGGCGTTGTCCTGTATATACTAATGACAGGGGTTCCCCCCGCCAGTATGGACATTATGTACGATGCACAATCTAGTTTAAATGTTCTAAGACATGCTGAAATAAATGGTCTGGACTTTGACATGCCTCCATTTTTAGACTTTCCCCTAGCACGAGATTTATGCAAACGGCTTCTTACATTTGACCCCAAAAAGCGGCTCAATAGTGCATCTTTGGCGTTAGAACACCCATGGTTGGCAAACATTCCTTCGTGTTTCAAGAAAGTTAACAATATCCACTATCAtaacaataacaattccgataataacaattctCACGTCCATAATAGTGGCAACTCAAACGGgcataataattttgccaGACAAGATGAGCAAAATAATGGTAGAAATGGCGGTAAACACAAATGGTACAAGAGCAACGAATGCAAATCAAATGGTCAAACTGATTTTGGCAATGATCAAACCGATGTTCCTGGTGGGTCTACTTCTGGCGCCTATGCCAGTGAAAGTATGGAAGTAAAAGATGTTAAGAATATAAACAAGTTTAGGGGTGTTATAAATAGTACAGTTTATAATGAAAGCACTGAAACAATAATTTCTGATGCTGGAGTACAGCATAGGGGTTTGTTGTGTCCACCACCGAACATTCCCACAATGGAGATgcaaatgaaaaaattcattcCATCTAAAAACACGAAACTATCGCAGAACAATGTAATGCAGAGGAAGAGATCTTCTTCCGAAATGGAAAAATCATACAAGTTGGGCCTCCATTCTCAAGCTCTTGCCCTAAATGCCGTGGCTGTGCAACAAATGGATACGGTTGTGGTGGAGCAGGAGGTCGAACAAAATTCCAAAGTGAGCAAATTATTAGCTACCAATGGGCATAATCTAGAGTcttataaacaatttgggTCGTTAGATGCAGTAGAATCGTTGGATTCCCGTCACAACAATACTGCGGGCTTAGCTGCAATTACTGCTATGTTCACCCAAGTACAATCATCTTTAAACAGTCACAACCAAAGCCATAGTCATAACTGTATCCATAAGTCTAAAAGAAGTAGGAAGGCCAATACACCACGCAGCCGATGCTCACAACAGACTGTAGCGTCTTAG
- a CDS encoding histone H4 (overlaps_old_locusTagID:BBM_III06145) → MSGRGKGGKGLGKGGAKRHRKVLRDNIQGITKPAIRRLARRGGVKRISGLIYEEVRGVLKVFLENVIKDSVTYTEHARRKTVTAMDIVYSLKRQGRTLYGFGG, encoded by the coding sequence ATGTCTGGAAGGGGTAAAGGCGGTAAAGGTTTGGGTAAGGGCGGTGCCAAGAGACATCGCAAGGTGTTGCGTGATAACATCCAAGGCATCACCAAGCCAGCCATCAGAAGATTGGCTCGCAGAGGTGGTGTCAAGCGTATCTCTGGGCTAATATACGAAGAGGTGCGCGGCGTTCTCAAGGTTTTCTTGGAAAACGTCATCAAGGACTCTGTCACATATACCGAGCACGCCAGGCGTAAGACAGTCACTGCCATGGATATCGTGTACTCACTAAAGAGGCAAGGTAGAACCCTCTACGGTTTCGGAGGTTAA